The nucleotide sequence CTCTTAATACTGGTTGACTTACTTACTGTTTCGAATCATAGAAAAGTTTCGAAATATTAAAGGGTGCTTTTTCCGAGTTAATTGGGGGATTTGATTTCATATTAACTTCAAAGCCACATGTGCAAGTCGGTAGCAATAAGAGCATCTTCAAAAAGGaactctatttttaagtttccaaaactctatatttgaagtttcaaggtGTTCTTCTCTacaagcaaaacttcaaactcaatttcaaaactatttatattttataatatggtccttatatttgtcataactaatttaaattcataaaccTTTTGTAAacaactagcacatatataaaaatattacaacaatattaattaataaaatattttattaaaatataaaaattttaaataaaaataacttaattaatattaaacttcaaacaaaataccatATAAATATGGGCAATTGTCAAATAATAGCACCCTTTgatgtttatgtctcaaaaatggcactagaaggagaaaatcacaaaaatgacattcattaaaaggtaaaatatccctaatacccttggtttaaaattaaataaataaaaaaaataaataaaaaaaattaaaaaaataaaaaataaaaaaataaaaaaataaaaaataaataaaaggaaaaaaataagtttttttgtagtttcagattatatgttttcagattcgaaatttttataatttttttttttcgaaattttttttttcaaattttcgttttataatttaaaaatattttttaaactgtttttaaaatttttattttttattttagtatttattttttataaaattttaaaccctaattccaaaaccccaccccttaactctaaaccctaagatttggattaattaacccaaggggtataagtgtatatttacctctttaatgaaacctatttttgtgactttgagccttgagtgctactttgggaacaaaaacttggtttggtgctatcctggtctttttctctataaatattcttgttatcttatattctcaaaaaattttaaaaaaaaaaaaacgctctGGGAGATGGCGATAGAATAGGCGATCTAGGGTTTCACGCTCTTGATGCCTTCTCACCGATGGGATCCAGGAATTGACGGCGGGGTTGTGTTAGGAAAGAGGAATCATAAAGGGCGGAGTAAAGGAATTTCATTCAGGGGATCTTCTTCAAGTCTCCGATGTTGTGGATCGGGTACAGGAAATTGGTTTAAACGGATTTTTTGGAAATCAAGGACATCTGCGAAATGGATCTCGATATTGGCAATTATACCGGTGAATTCGCATGATTACTCAGGTATTATTTTTGATTACTCAAGTATAAGGaatctaatctattataaaGAAAATGGAGGATTCAATAATGGATTTGATTTGATGGAGATATGGAGATTGGTGATTTGCAGTGGCTTAACAGGGACTGGGGGCTTGGAGTGGTTAACAGGGAAATGGGTTCTCTGGTTGGTCTCATTAAACCAACCACAGAAAACAGAGTTAATCATAGAAACGGACCTTAAGGGGAATCACATTTTGGCTGGAGCTGATGTAAGGAGGCTTATCTGGCACGTCGAGGAGTTCGGCGTTTTTTCTAGAATTGCATCACTGCTGCtcgtttttcttaaaaatacaaattcaaGGAGCCAAGGATCTTTGGAAGGGATATGTGGCGTGGAAAGGAGAGAGAGCTCACGTTTTTTTATTCTAGTTTTGTTAGCAAATGATCGTGTTGGTGATATTGGGTTGAGTATGTTTATGTTTTCGGGGTATTGGAGTTATAAAGGAGACGCTTTCATTTTTCTTGTGTGTATGTTACCGTTTTATATAGATTGGGGCAAGGAGATGGATGTATTTTTCAGGGTCTTTGTTGGGATATGGGAATCTTTGGATTGGAGGGTACGTAACATATACGTAAGGAATGGAATCTTCTCACCCATGTTGATAGCTCAGAGGGAggagttttcttttctattacaAGTAGTTATATTTTCTGCATTCTACGTGAAAAAAGAAAATGGCAAATATGGGTGTTTAAGGCCTCAAACAAAGAACAATAGGAGGTTCATGGAAATAGGGTATCTTTACACCCGTCAATTTGGCTTTTCGGAGCATagtaaaaaacaatattttaaatgagaGTATTAAGTTGGAATTGTCGAGGAATGGAAAGTAAGTGGACCATAAGCTATTTGAAGGAGATAAGGCATAAACATAaaccagattttttatttttagcagAAACGAAGCAAAATTCAGAGtttgttcaaaattttcaaGCACATATTGGTTATGATAATCTGGTCACAGTGGATCCAGTGGGGAAAAGTGGAGGATTAGcgcttttttataataatgattATCAGGTCAAGGTATTATATTCTAGTAACCGTATGATTGATGTGGAAGCGGAGATCCTTGGCAAAATGGTTTATCTTACTTTTGTATATGGAGATCCAGTTCAAAAGATGCGAGAACAAGTGTGGGAGCGATTAACTAGATATGGACTATCGCGATCCGAGCCCTCGTTCATTATAGGTGACCTTAATGAAATCACTGGTAATCATGAGAAAGACGGAGGATCTATACTGAGCGCGGATTCGTTTATTCCTTTTAATAACATGATAAGAAATAGTGGTTTACTAGAATTTCCTGTTCGGGGAAATAAAATGTCTTggcaaggaagaagaggaaaagggaaaGGGGCAGTGCTGGTTAAATGTCGATTAGATCGTGCTTTAGCAAATGAAGAGTGGCATACTTTATTCCCATGTTCTTTTACAGAGTATTTACGGATGGTGGCTTCGGATCATCGACCGGTGGTGGCTTATCTAGAAGATAAAATTCCCAGGAGGAAGGGACAATTTCGGTTCGATAAGAGGTGGATTGGACAAGAAGGACTTATGGAATCAATTACAATGGGTTGGCTAGACCATAGCAAAGGAGGTGTAGAAGGGGGAACGGAGAGTATAGTGGCACGCATTAGCAATTGTCGTCATGAAATTGCTAAAtggaggaaaaataatccaccctatggaaaggaaaaaataaatgatttacaaCAAGCACTTGAGGAGGTACAAACAGATAATACTAGGTCTCAGGAGGATATTCTCGAGGTGTCAAGGAAGTTACAagatgcatataaggatgaagaagagTATTGGCACCAGAAAAGTAGGAATATGTGGTATTCCTCTGGGGATCTTAACACGAAGTTTTATCATGCTTTAACCAAGCAACGAAGGGTTCGTAATAGAATTGTTGGGTTACATGATGAGAATGGGACTTGGATTACAGGGGATAAGGGTGTGGAAAAGGTAGCTATTGACTATTTTGACAAATTGTTTACTACCACTTCCCCATcgaattttaatagttttctgGCAGAGGTTACACCGGGTATTACTCCCCAGATGAATCAACGGTTGTTGAGATTAGCGACGAAAGAGGAAGTCAAAGAGgctttgtttatgatgcatcTGGAGAAGGCGCCCGGGCCGGATGGCATGACTGCTCTTTTTTTCCAACACTCCtggcatattattaagaatGATTTGGTAgagatggtgaataattttttggttacGGAAAAAATGGATACAcgattaaatattactaatatttgtatgattccaAAAACGGAAAGACCCACAAGGAGGACGGAATTGCGGCCAATCAGTCTTTGTAATGTAGGATATAAGATTATTTCCAAGGTTTTGTGTCAGCGACTAAAAATCTATCTTCCCTTACTTATATCTGAAACCCAATCGGCTTTCGTGGCAGGAAGGCTGATTTccgataatattcttatagccCAGGAAATGTTCCATGGACTACGAAAAACAAGGCATGTCAGGGAAAGTTTATGgcaattaaaacggatatgagcaaagcatatgatagaGTAGAATGGGACTTCATCAAGGCCCTACTACAAAAACTGGGTTTTGACATCCATTGGATTAAATTGATGATGGAATGTATATCGTCGGTTCAATATAGGGTACTTCTTAATGGTCAACCATGTGGACTCATTATTCCACATAGGGGTTTACGTCAAGGGGATCCTTTATCGCCTTATTTATTCATTCTTTGCACTGAGGCCTTAATTGCAAATATAAAAAGGGCAGAGAGGGGGAAACAACTGACGGGAATGAAGGTGGCAAGAGCTTGTCCATCGATATCCCATTTGCTTTTTGCAGACGACAGCCTCTTTTTTTGTAAAGCCCAAAAAGAAGAGTGTCAAACTATTCTtaggattttaaaggaatatgaggcAGTTTCGGGGcagttaataaattttgaagagtcttcaattcaatttggacataagattgaagaATCAATACGACAGGATTTAAGGGATATTTTGGGTATTCAGAATCTTGGAGGAATGGGATCTTATCTTGGTTTGCCAGAAAATATGGGGGGTTCAAAGATCCAAGTGTTTAGCTTTGTTCAGGATCGATTAAATAATAAAGTCAATGGATGGACTTTCAAGTTCTTcacaaaaggaggaaaagaaGTGATCATTAAATCAGTGATTACGGCATTACCAAATCATACGATGTCATGCTATCGTTTACCTAAGGCAACTGTGAAAAAACTGACGAGTGCGGTatcacaattttggtggagttcaGGGGGAACCACAAGAggcatgcattggaaatcatgggacaaagtatgtTTAGATAAGGATGAAGGTGGTCTAGGGTTTAAGgacatcactgatttcaacacagcgatgcttggtaaacagttatggcgTCTAATAGAGAAGCCAAACACATTATtctctcgagttttcaaaggtcggtattacaggaatCCTTCACCtctggaaccgattcgttcatattctccgtcatatggctggcggagtatcgtctctgctagatctctggtaagcaaaggactaatcaaaagggtgggatcaggTTCTTCCATATCTGTGTGGAatgatccatggctcccaaccactcgcccgagaccagcaaataaaaatcaacacaatttataCCCGGATCTTACAGTGGAGTCTCTCATTGACTCTACCTCACGTACTTGGAAATCACAGGCAATTCGGTTATTGGTGGATCTACAGGATGCGAAACTTATAGAAAGTTTACCACTGAGCAGGATTCAGAGGGTAGACAGAGATGGGTGGCATTTCACAAAAAATGGGAAATACACGGTCAAATCGGGTTATCAGGTAGAACGGATTTATCCAGATAGGAAGAGACCACCATTGCTGATTGGCCCCACAGTGAATGTTCTGAAGGCGTTCTGTTGGAAGATAAGGTGTCcaccaaagttaaaacattttctatggcaattggtgacaGGATGTATATCAGTAAGGAAGAATTTACAGGCAAGGGGGATTCAAGGGGATCTttgttgtgcaagatgtggagcccatgaggaatcaataaaccatgtgttttttgaatgtcctccggCACTCCAGGTCTGGGCTCTctcgaagataccatcaaatccataTATTTTCCCAACAAGTTCTCTCTtcacaaacatggatcatctattttggAGAGTTTTTCCGCAGCtggaagatcatcagtttgcatggatactatggtacatctggaaagctaggaataataaagtcttcagtaatttggatatggatccCATAGATACACTTAAATTAGCGGAAACAGAATCAACACTGTGGGCTGAAGCACAAATATTGAATGAACAGAGGATAATACCACAACAAGTGGATACGACATTGCCGTCAtttccaggaagatggtgtttcacagatggttcatggaaagaGGGGGACattttttcaggacaaggttggctcAGCACCTTAGAAGGATTTGAGGGATTGTTGGGGGCAAGGAATGTGAGGGCTAGTATCTCTCCCCTTCATGCGGAGATCGAAGCGCTTCTTTGGGCAAGgaaatgtatgaggaatttacgtcagtttcaggttacgtttgcaacggattgttctcaattggtgaagatggtttcggaaccagatgaatggccagcttttgcaaattaCTTGGAGGATGTCAAGACCCTAAAAGAGAGCTTCACCAGAtcagagatcatctatgtaccaaggacgcaaaatacAATGGCGGATagactagcacgcagtgctaggaagcaaccgtcttttgtcgtttacatggatgcagatcacccggtttggtttacagagtcagtatgagtctgtaatagttgacgacaaaaaaaaaaaaaacaaaataccatattatttcataaaatgattttcgtaatgcatatatgatctattagtgcattttgaagtaaaaatggctctcttcatttttactttgtagattacgaactaaaaattgttgaaatcgggtaatattgatatttgtaaatacattaaattGGAACatgaaagtaaaagagaaacataaaatattgctagaAGAGTAATTTCCTTTCGAttatattaatactcgtgaatatattcgatatgaacaagaaagaattgtacgaaaaagacatcaaaaacaacaaccatcttcagtcacacaaaaaaatttggataatatttaaaaattttgaaggttccggaTCAAATTTACCTGACTactagtgttgttgtaatatttagaTTTGTGTAAtatttatgtcttcatgtaatttttttaaatttttttgttaatttttgttttgtatattattgttgtctaaatctagcttaaaatattttgaatattattttaaagtttcacttaattttatgtgtaaaatttaaaatctgtaaacaaaatttaaaatatttatgagatataatttttttaaggattaaaataataaacgagaaaatatttatgaatcataaaggtGATGTGTGATTgtagggaccaaaatgcaaataaaaatatgaaatttcaaatttgaagttttttaatagtgaaacttcaaatatagagtttcactcctcaaaactttaaatttgaagttttaaaattactttttggagagcaaaaaaattcatattttaagTTATAGAGTGTTTTTTGGAAATGGTATAAGAGACATGATGACGCACGTGAATGGTAAAAAGTTGGATCATCTTTTCAATACTGTCCGTCCCTTTATtacgaaacaaaacaaaagtgaTTGGGTCGACGATCTATTTCCCCACCAAAACTATCATATAGCATCAAATCCCCACCAAACTATGAACTAGTGCTAAATCTCCACAAACTAAAAGTTGTAAACTTATTTCTTTCCGAATTAGAAGTTTAAAACTTATTTCTCCACAAGTCTTGGTTTTAGGTGGTATATTGTTAACCAAAATTTTTTAACCGGTTAAAGTTAactaaaccaaataaaaaatccAATTTTAAAGAACATCCTGACTCAAAAACAATTTGACCCgatatctttcttcttcacccgactctaagttttttttttcaaattcttcttctttttcagccCAAActaagaagaacaagaaaaagaatTTGACTCTAcaataattcaaatttgtttCCCTTTCGAATCTAAACCcattaactctctctctctctctctctctcaatttgATCATTGTTCGATACATGACGTACAGCCAGGGCCGACTAATAGCATGTGCTACCGGAGCGGTCGAATAGGGTCCGAatcgaaaaataaaaaaatgttaagatattttcaatattaaatacataaatttggtttaaaatttcacaattttagatatattcttaaatttatagtttataatttaaagagaaaccttaaatatatatagataaaactattaacttttaaactattttgttatattgttaaatgtatagtaaatattttagtttgaacagggccttaaaaataattaagacgGCCCTGCGTACAGCTATGTCACTGATAAGACGGTGCATGAGCTGAAATCTAGATGTTTGTTAGGGTCCGTGACGTCTATCTGGTTCTGGGTTAAATTCATCTCCCTCATCGCTTGTTTGGGATTATCAAATAGATTGCTTAGTTTCTGTTCAAACAGATGGATATTTTTATTTCTGGGTTTTGATGGttgaaaattagggttcatgtgTATTTAGATTGAGCATGTTTAAGTTTATAAGCATTCAAAACCAAATTTTGACGCATGAAGATTTCCctcaaatttagaatgtgttcaTGAGCTCTGTTTTGTGTTCTTCATCTACCATGTTTGATTGTTTCAAAGTAGTCTTACATGTATCATGTCTCTGATTTCAACAGTTGTAATGCGAAGTTTTGGACTTGTTTTCGGGTGAATAAGAAAAAAAGTCGAAAAGAAAAGGTGATTcgggtgaagaagaaagaaactgtGTTGGATTGTTTTCGGgtcaagtttttatttaaaattggattttttatttggtttaattAACTTTAACTGGTTTAAATTTGTTTGGTTAACAATATACCAGATAAAACCATGGTTTATGGATAATTAAGTTTTAAACTATCGATTAATGGAGAAATAAGTTTATAACTTTCAGTTCGTGGACATATGACACTAGGTCATAGTTCCCGAGCGTGCGGTCCCAGTTACCTTGTCGCGATCTTCAGAGTCGCACACATACACACACTCGTACTCTCAACGATTATAACCAATAAGCAGATCTTTATCGTCGAACTTGGGACTAAGTGAGTGAGCAAGCCTACGCTGATACTTTCCCTACATTCTCTTACAGATGAATTGCCTTCAGAATCTTCCCAGGTCTCTTCTTCTTGCTTTCAGCAATTTTTTGTCGTTCTTATTGTTTATTCGAGTCTTTGATTTTTTATGCGTTGTGTGTTCAATTCAACATCACTGATTTAATTTCAGATCCTCGGTCTCACCTTTGATGGGCTTCGTGGGCAATCAAAGAGACCCTTCTTCTTTGAAGATGATGCTGGTACCACACTACATCTATTTACATAATAAAGATTCGGTCTTCCTTCTTTAACTTTCTGtaaatttctttcttttgtagCTACCCATCAAAGCCTGTGATCCTAAATTGCGACTTGTATTACAGGTAATTTGGTAGTCAATGGTCAGATAACGTTTGACTAAATTCGTTTTAtagaacatattttttatttatttatgtgttgCTTTGCTATGTTTGAAACTAGTGGAATATATATTCTCTTTTTGAGTCTAGGCGGTATCAGATTCGAAATCCACCAGCGCCGAGGTGAGTGGTGTTTtaaaggaggaggaagagaaatCTGATGAATATAGCCAAGACATGACTCAAGCTATGGGTGCTGGTACGTTTTACACTTCTACTAACTCTTTTCTTACAGTGGAGTACCTCGTTATTGTCTGATATATTCGAATATTCATTGGGTTTTGATTACATTGTATTCTACTGTTATTTTCAACTTTCATCTAGATTGAGTTCTGATTGTTATTGGCAAACAACCTGACTAGTTGCTATGCCTTTTCATTTCAGTTTTAACCTACAGGCACGAGCTAGGAATGAACTACAGCTTTATTCGTCCTGATTTAATTGTTGGATCGTGCTTACAGGTTTTCTTCCAATTATCCTTTTGTTAGATATTGAAATTTGGAATTTGTGTTACTATCTTCTCTGCTTGTTTTGCTTAGACCCCTGAAGATGTTGACAAGCTCCGTAAGATTGGGGTTAAAACCATATTTTGCTTGCAACAAGATCCTGACTTGGAGTAtcctttcaaatttttttttaccttttcatctctatgatattttataaagtttCCTCCGGTTTGAATGAGAAAGAATCATCTGCAGAGTGCCTTCACTAATAAAACCCGCAGATATTTTGGAGTAGATATAAGCAGCATCCAAGCATATGCTAAGACGTTTACTGATATTCAGCATATTCGCTGTCAAATAAGGTTAGTCCATTGGTAAATGCAACAGGCTATGCATGATCTGTTAAGtttatgctttttttttctataatctGTCTTGGAGTTTGTGACCTATTATTGGTACTAACTAACTGAGCATATTAAGGTAGGAGAGATTATGAGAGttgggtttttttttctaaactattcTAATTGCTTAAATAGAGTTGAGGTTAGGAGTTTATTTCATCTGTTTGAAAAGGGGAGTAATTGGGGAAGTTAGTCATCGTCTTCTTATTCCTATTTGTCTTTACCGCTAAAGACTTGGAACCATCGTCATGCCATTTCACAAATACTAGTTTGTTCACGAGCACATGCATAAAACAATCCACCATGAACGCACACACTCACAACATACTATAATCTTTTGGTGCAACAGAGACTTTGATGCGTTTGATTTGAGACTGCGCCTTCCTGCCGTGGTTAGCACACTATACAAAGCTGTTAAGCGAAACGGAGGAGTTACATACGTCCACTGCACTGCTGGAATGGGAAGGGCTCCTGCTGTTGCGGTATATTTGCAGAAACCCTGCTACAGTGTGCTCTTCCAATGTTTTAGCTCAGCTATAACTAAGACTGTCGCAAaacgttgttgttgttgttgtgttgtcTTATttattgtgtttcttttggttgACTAACGAAGCAATGAACACGTGTTTGAAGTTTTTGCTGACTGAATACTGAGAAAGGGGTGTTAATTTCAATTGCAGTTGACATACATGTTCTGGGTGCAAGGCTATAAACTTATGGAAGCTCACAAATTACTTATGGTAAGATGCTAATGTACTTCCTCTTTTCTGTTTCTCCAAACATAGTTTTATTTCAGAATCTAGAATCTTAAAAGAGGCACATGTAACACTGGTCTAAGTAACCATCTCTGAAAATTTATTGCAGAGCAAACGAACATGCTCTCCAAACCTGGATGCTATCAGAAATGCAACAATTGATATTGTGAGTCGACAACTCTTTAAATTTCAGAATGCTTGCACATATATGTTTGTAGCTTATCAGTTCCGTCATGAGTTACAACAATTTTTGCTTAGTTCCTTCATCCCTGATTATTGTTTCGGGGTTATATATGAACACAAAAGCTTACAGGACTCAAGAAGAAGATTATTACACTGACATTGAAAGACAAAGGGTTCTCCACAGTAGAAGTTTCTGGCCTTGACATTGGATGGGGACAGGTGAATATGTCTTCTTATAAATGAAATGAAAGATTTTGATGCCTTTGTTTGAAGTTATGGTGTGTCATATATGATGGGAAGCTAGGATGCTCATatcttgttctgttttttttttctccaccaTCTTTCGCCTTTGTACAGAGGATACCTCTGACACTGGACAAGGGAACAGGACTTTGGAGCCTAGATAGAGAACTGCCTGTGAGTTTTCTTTATAAACTAGAAAAACTTGGTCTCTGGTTGCTTGTTTTATTTATCTTCCGACCATTTCTGAAATGCAGGAAGGACagtttgaatataaatatatcatagACGGTGAATGGACACACAATGAGCTCGAGCCGTTCACAGGACCTAACAAAGATGGTCATACCAACAATTACGTAAAAGTAAAAtgtctctttctcttttatCTTAAAGAGTTTGAACAAGCTTTGATGAATGAGTTTTAATGTTGCTGTCTTAATGAAAACAGGTGGTGGATGATCCAACGAGCGTGGATGGTGCAACAAGGGAGAGGTTATCGAGTGAAGACCCTGAGCTTTTGGAGGAGGAACGCTTGAAACTAATCCAGTTCTTGGAGACTTGTTCTGAACAACCACAAGTTTGAGACTTGAGAGGAATCCTTGTGAATGTACCCACTTACTagtaacaataattaataaaatgctTTTCTGTTGGTAACACATAAAGTTACGTTTACAGCAAAAAAAAGACATGAAGTTAGTTGTACACTTGTACTATGTCcaagtataattaattttattagatAAAGAGTGTAAAGACTTCAGTCGGATCTGTGTTCTTTTTAGTTTACAACAACTGTGTTCCGAAAGCCGAGGTAATTACCAAATTACCCCGTAAGTTACAAATGTACAATTTTACCCCCGGAAAGGTAAGAATATATTACCCAAA is from Brassica napus cultivar Da-Ae chromosome A4, Da-Ae, whole genome shotgun sequence and encodes:
- the LOC106445675 gene encoding phosphoglucan phosphatase DSP4, chloroplastic isoform X2, whose translation is MNCLQNLPRSSVSPLMGFVGNQRDPSSLKMMLLPIKACDPKLRLVLQAVSDSKSTSAEVSGVLKEEEEKSDEYSQDMTQAMGAVLTYRHELGMNYSFIRPDLIVGSCLQTPEDVDKLRKIGVKTIFCLQQDPDLEYFGVDISSIQAYAKTFTDIQHIRCQIRDFDAFDLRLRLPAVVSTLYKAVKRNGGVTYVHCTAGMGRAPAVALTYMFWVQGYKLMEAHKLLMSKRTCSPNLDAIRNATIDILTGLKKKIITLTLKDKGFSTVEVSGLDIGWGQRIPLTLDKGTGLWSLDRELPEGQFEYKYIIDGEWTHNELEPFTGPNKDGHTNNYVKVKCGG
- the LOC106445675 gene encoding phosphoglucan phosphatase DSP4, chloroplastic isoform X1 translates to MNCLQNLPRSSVSPLMGFVGNQRDPSSLKMMLLPIKACDPKLRLVLQAVSDSKSTSAEVSGVLKEEEEKSDEYSQDMTQAMGAVLTYRHELGMNYSFIRPDLIVGSCLQTPEDVDKLRKIGVKTIFCLQQDPDLEYFGVDISSIQAYAKTFTDIQHIRCQIRDFDAFDLRLRLPAVVSTLYKAVKRNGGVTYVHCTAGMGRAPAVALTYMFWVQGYKLMEAHKLLMSKRTCSPNLDAIRNATIDILTGLKKKIITLTLKDKGFSTVEVSGLDIGWGQRIPLTLDKGTGLWSLDRELPEGQFEYKYIIDGEWTHNELEPFTGPNKDGHTNNYVKVVDDPTSVDGATRERLSSEDPELLEEERLKLIQFLETCSEQPQV